DNA sequence from the Labrus bergylta chromosome 13, fLabBer1.1, whole genome shotgun sequence genome:
CGTCTCGCTCGTCGTGTCTTACGGAAAAATCGCTCTCAAACTCCTGAGAACTTCGCAGGACAAACCGGACCTGCCAAACGCTCAGCACTATGCCCGATCTGCCAGGAAAtccttcttcatcctcttcctcttcaccgTCTGCTTTGTCCCCTATCACATGGTCCGAGTGTTTTACATCAGAACACAGATCAcagacacttcctgtttctggagGGGCGTGGCCGATAAAGCCAACGAGGtggctttgttgttttctgctctgAACAGCTGCCTGGACCCTGTCATGTACTTCCTGTTGTCCTCCTCAGTGAGGAAGGAGGTGCTGCGTTTGGTGAGCAGTGTGTTTCGAGTGAGAGATGTTTCTGGAGTGAGCGGGAGCAGCTCGACAGTCGACATGGACGGTAAGAGGACCGACAGAGGACAGACAAACCGCTGCTTAGTCAGCAGCGGTTGGAAGGAGAACGAGGTGACTGAAACCAGCCTCGCAGGGCTTTGAAGACTCTTCGAGACAATTAACCTCCACCTTTGTACGTTACCATGACGCCAAGCAAAACACAGACAACGGAGCAGCAACAAGAGCGAACGAAAAACATTACAATACTTAACGATACATCTGCAGATACCTACAAGTATGCATCTATATAAAAAACTTTTTACAGAacatataagaaaaataaagcttAAGTTGATTTAGAAATGGTGTCATCAGAAAATTTGTCCTGCAGAGTGTGCACTTAAACTGGTTGACAATGGataataatgttaaatattttttaataaaatgatttgtttaaGCAGCTTTCTCAGTGACCTTTGCACATTCCTACATGTGAACAAGCCACAAAGGTGGTCAAAAATGTGCAATACTTTTTTGAtactaaaatatcaaacagcacGCACATCTGAAAAGTTGAGTACTGAgtgcaggacaaaaaaacatacaaagacagagaaagacaatcTGACAAAGGGCGAGGGCCCGAAACGTTACATGTGGTGATTATTCTCGTTAAAATTTAATTGGAGCGACTTGTGGTGCGCACTGTCTCGGTCATTTTTTGATaccacaagtttttttttgaaGCTCTTATTGGGTAGGACAGCTTAAGGGTAGAAGTAAAAGTGTGGatggcatgcagcaaagggctgtgGTCGGACatgaacccacagctgctgcgacgaggactatctctgtacatggggcacgacataaccactaggcaacCAGCGCTACAAACTACAGCAGAGGTCAAATACCTCCAAGAAAAATTACATCTTTTTCACAAGACAGGTGCAAAAGAGAGGAGTGAATCCATCAAATAACTGCAGGAAAACTCTTGCACGGCATCTAAATTGCACAATCAATTTGTAATGTTTCGGTACTTGTACAATTCCCACAGTTCCCAgtaagtggttttttttttagtccacTCCTAGGttacatgcatgtttttttttcttttgtatcaGAGTATGTTCACAGTGTTGCATTTCTACTTCTCTGCAGCAAAGCGTCTGAATGTCTTCTCCAGGACTAACACACTTCCCTCTCTTTGCCTCACAGCTAGAAGTAGAACAGCAGCGCCCTCCGAAGGCAGAATAAATACAGAGATAAAGTAAAGTACATATGTTGTTTTCACTTTGGGGAAAAGCAGGGCACACAGAGGTTTTTCGCTGTGACACAATAAGAGTTTAAATGATGATGTATTATCAGACGTCATTCCCTGAACCTGCTCTGTCTTTGTGCATACTGCAGACTGTTTTTAAAGGGTTTTATTTGGCTGCAGAGTCACCTTAAACCACATTATTTCACAAACATggtggattcttttttttttctcatttctttttgcCAAAGTCTGTTGTCTGTTGTAAAtagatttgagcttgtatatttattttctagtcttctagctACTCATAGGTCTTGTACATCGCAggttacacctacacattcacacactgatggtagaggctgctatgtaaagtgaccatcagaagtacgGTAACTAATAATATTCATTTGCCGCcgccgaagcagcgggagcaattcagagacacattggacatgttgctgcaggagctggggatcgaacccttgaccttccgtaTGAGAGACGAGGACTCACAGCCAAGCCACGGCCactgtgaattttttttttaatcaatcatcaatcaatcaagctttatttatatagcacctttcacaCAAATCAGTCAAGTGTCGCAGCCTGGACTTTCTGATatgaagtctctgtgtgtcagcGAGAATACTCCTGATAACATAAAGATCAAATAtaatagaatttaaaaagatGAGAAGAGGGTTTCTGAGTAGAATTAAAGGTTGAAGCTCATAATTAGGGGTTGGGGGTGAGGAGTACAAAAAGAATTCAAGACTCTACTTGCATACTTTCCAAAAAAAATAGGTGTTGCTGCAACATACAGCTGTGGGCAGGCAGCAAAGTTCATGTGGGACTTTTAAAGATAAACCTGCATGCTGTAAACGCAGCAACACAACGCCTACACTTCCTTTCTTATCAGCCACACAGAGTTACTGTCAGAGTTGTTAAAgtgaaaatatatacagtagATGGTTAAATTTAAATGCAGAACAAGAAGTTGCAATCATAGAGCAGTTCTGAGGTAACTACCATCGACCTTTACTTTAAGAGTAAGCAGGAAGAGGGACCGCTACTTCTACTTCCTGAGTCCACTCTCTGCTCATCTTTAAGTTGACTGAGTTTTTGTTCTTGGTGATGTCTTTGAATGATCGTCAGAGCTCCTGTCAGTGGTATGTATAACAATGACtccatcattattttttaacaccaaCCCTCATTTGTAAAGCTGTACTGTtagttatgttgttgtttttatcactCCTGAAATAAATGACCGTTTCATTAACTTAAGAAATGTACTTAGATTAACATCAGGTGTTCAAAAACAATTCTCTTTATCCTTTCACTGCCTTAGTTACTGTAGTAATCATAACtttatttacacagcacatttaaaaacattgacataTGGGTAAAGTAATATGAAATACTTTCCTAGAggatagaaaattaaaaaaattcctGAACTGAATCATTGtgaatctgccatgaaatccaacatttgatcattttaaaggATATTTGGGGATGAATCTTTCCTAAATTTTCAGTTGCTCTTCAAAGTAAACCGCTTTAACAGATAaatcattaaaggagcaatctgtaagatatctagtGAAATAATCATAACATGACTTTACACTGCTTGGTTCTTTAGTGGAatatttgtttggttgttttattaGTGGGACAATTGTTTGGTAGGTTGCTTGgtttggtaaatggtaaatggacttgagcttgtatatttattttctattctaCTCAAAGAGCACCCACCCCACCCCATTGTCCTTTGGTTGGCTGGTTGTTTGCTTGGTTGTTTAGATAAAGGGTTCTTTGGTTGGTTGTTTATTTAGCTGGACTTTTATTGGTTagctggttggttggttgtttaGTTAGatgtttatttgatttgttgtttcatTAGTGTGACAGTTGTTTGGTTAGCTGGATGGTTGGTCTGGTCGTAGGTTTGCAGCCTTGGTTGGTGggtttgttggtttgttggtttATTGTTGGGTATTAACACAACCTGCTTCCCTGTTTCTTTCATGTTCCTACAGATCAGATGGCTCTCACATTTAACTCTTCTCCACCTGATaacacttcctcctcctttgtcctctccctctgcccCACTGCCACTACGCTCTTCATCCTCCCCTCCACCTacacactcctcttcctcaccgcTCTCCCGGgaaatgctctctctctctgggtgttCCAGCGGTGCATCACCTCCATCTCCCCCACCCACGTTTATCTGTCCCACCTGAGCGTCTCCAACCTCATGTCCTCCCTCACCATGCCCTTCCTCGCGGCGTACTACGCCCGGGGCTCCGCCTGGCCTCTGAGCAGTGCCCTGTGTCAGCTCGTCCTGCACGTCATCACGCCAAACTACTTAATCAACATGTACATCAGCCTCATCATCCTCACTTTGGTCGCCCTCAACCGCTTCGCCTCGCTCATCAAGCACACACATGCCTCCCGACCGAGCACCTGCACCACCCTGCTGCCTAACCGATTCTTCACCTGCCTCACTAGGACCGCCTTCGCCCACCGGGTGTGTGTGGCCATGTGGGTAGTGGCGGTCGGGGGCATTGTTCCGGTGACAGTTTACTACTCTGTGAAGGAGACTACAGCCGACGCAGAGAAAGGAGTAGGaagtggaggagagggagtttGTTACAGCCCGGCGGTAGAGCTCGGGGGcgctctctctgctgtcttaaATGCCCCTCTGATCCTCCTGTTCTTTGTGTTCTACCTGCTGGTCCTGCTGTGCTACATGACGGTGCTGAGACACATCAGACGCTCCCGACGCAGCACCAACATCCCCACCTCCCACAGCCAGCTGGGACGGGTGCTCCGAAACATTGTGGTCATCCAGGTGGATATGagtgtgtctctttaaaacagaaatatccATATGACATGTGTCTCTTAATAATAACATTTGAAACCGGCTCCTCCCAGGTGGTTCTTTCAGTTTGCCTGCTGCCGTATCACATCTTCAAACCTGTCTTCATCTACCTGGCTCATGATCAACCTATGCTGACATTTTCAACTCGACCCGACACCTGCCATCCACTCTCCACCATCGTCGAGGTGACCAAATAGCCTATCGCCTTAAATAGGAATTCAAGTACTTTAGAATGGGGTCACTATCTTGAATGGCTTACCGGTAAAAAAAGGTACAAAGGGTTTTCTTTAAAGTAGATttcttcatcctgcagcagtgaaacaggctgtgaTGTCTGCAACATAATGGATCAAAGTGTGTCCAGTTGGTTTTGTCACTAACCAGCTCAGATCGATCTTCTATGTGTGTGACATTACAGAACCGGAGAGGTTACGAAGAGGaagaaggttgtttttttttcaaccacaaacagctgtgaCCTCAAGCTCTACAAACACACCCAAACATGAGAGCTTCCTGTTAGCTGCTGCTCTAGTTTTGTTAGTTTTATTACGTGACAGCATGTTGGTTAATTTAGGATCCAACACACTGTGACCATAGGCTGTAAATATTTATGGTCAGCTTTTTGTGTatcacacaataacacaaactgCTAACAGATCAAGGTAGAGGTAGAGCAGCAACTCCTAAATAAGAGgtgaaatattgtttttgcCGATAGAGTCTGGTGTGATTGTAgagagtgatgtcacagctgtttAAGAAATCATCACAGATAATTACAGCCTGTTTCTGCAGAAGTAACTCCACAACTTTCTGTAGGTCATTTGTACCTCAAATATGTTAATTAGGGCccaagtttaaaaaatacagaGATAACTCTTTTGATCCAAGAGGATATTACTCCTTAACACTTCACAGGAATCATTGAGTGTAACATCAACATGTTCTGTCTCCTTTCCCTCCAGCTGAAGAGCTTCTTGATATTTCTGGCTGAACTGAGAGGAGCCACTGACCCGCTGAtgtacttcctgttggacaaaATGTTCCGAAGCCAAACCCTGAGACTTTTCAGGTGCAACAAGCCCGACTCTGGGAGCAGACACGTGCACTGTTCAATTACGGGGAGTGTCAGTCAGAACACTTGACAGCAGAACGGGAGGTTAAATGTGGCGGCAATTGGACGGTGGATTCAAGTCATGACGGTGTTTTGTAGCTTGTACAATTTAAGAGACCTCAGATGTTTTAGAGGTCCTGGTAGTCTTGTTGTTGGGAGGCATCGTCTTAAAACGGCCCAAACATCCCCACAGTGATTTTATCAGCGACTTTTGTTGCACCACACGCTTCTCTTTCTACaagtcaaaaacatttaaaaaacgcTCTCCTCTGTGGGGAGAAACACGATgccattttgtctttttcaagtAGACATGGAAATGTTAGTCGAGCAGCCGTTGTGTGCAACAGCAGGCTATAAATATTTGATATGTGTGTCATAAAGCTTGTTCAGTAATTGTGTGTGAATTATAGATGAAGGAAacacagtgtgtatgtgtgtgtgtgtgtgtgtgtgtgtgtgtgtgtgtgtgtgtgtgtgtgtgtgtgtgtgtgtgtgtgcacaaggtgtgtgtgaggctgtttGGGGAGTTTCTGGAGAAGACAACGCTCTGTGAAGTGTGGCCCCTGCAGGTGTGTGTCCTCCTGCGGGGCCCGCGCTTCTCAGACTGAAGCAGACAGCTCAGAGAATCAAACACTCTGtaatgtgtgcacacacacacacacacacacacacaaacacacaaacacaaaaagacacgcCAGAGTTAAGAGAAAGGtgtaggagaggagaggaggagaagataaAGTGCTGAGGCTTTGTTTGAGTCTGAAACAAACTGCAGCGCGAGGAATAAAATAACAAGAAATATCATCTAACCTTCATCCTAAAACAAAGATTTGGTGTCACAGGAGGCGGGACACAAACTCAGAGACATACATAGAAATAACCACACGGCACGATAAGACAAGGTACGTAGCCCATGATGACGGTGATACCGCCATACAGCGATTCTGTGTTTCATATTCTGTCAGACAATCCTATAATAACGCATCGAGATATTTGATTCACTGCGgcctgttgcagcagctgtgtgtaaGTTGTGTCTTCAGTTCTGGGGAAAAGTCCACACTAAACCTGATGtgtaaattgtttgttttttttaagcttaaaTTGTGTCAGTGTTTGGTTACTATGGAGACGTAAGCTTAATCTTAACTAGTCGAGCGTACAATCCAAAATAACCAAAATATTGTTGCAGATATGACATTTTAACTCAGTGTGACCAATCAGGGAGCAGCATTTTTTTCTTGCGGCGAAGGAACTTGTGTCTGATCGTCTCTGAACAGACGAGCGGCTGAAAATAACTTAACTTACTCACCACACACACTAACTTAAAATGTTTATGAAGTAAAACAAAGCATTACGGCGAAGTGATAATGAAAGCTTACAGCCTTCATCTACAGctggtgtaaaataaaaacagggacCTCTGGTGGTGAAATCTTCAACTGCAACATGAGGTCATTTAACAGTCCTCTGTGATTGGACGGATTCAATTCTCTCCCCTCATGGAAAACTAAAGCAGGAGTAAAAACAGAgtcatcaaacatttcagaggGATGTAATCTATCTGGTAAaccccctctgctcctcctcatcctccaaggTATCCCACTTTCCAAAACCATCACCGTGACAACCGTATTTTACAGATGTCTTTACAGCTGCTCGAAACTAGGTTTGAGATTCAAGATGTAACTTCTGCTTACGTTTGGGACTTTCTCAGCTTGTGAAACACCTTCAATGTTAGCAGAGTGTAAACTCATTCGGATATTAGAAATTACATCCAATCTACATTTGGTTTTAACTCATGCAGAGCTGGTGCAACCCCGTACTGGCTCTATGTCAGGAGCAGACATAACACCCTTTCTTCTACCCTGAAAACTGTAATCTTCTAGAAAACTCTGAATTGCTTTAGTGAAACTACTCCGTCTCTGTTCTCTCACCAGGAGCCGGCGTGCTCATTTGGTGATTCCATTTACTCACAGAACTCTGTTCGTCTTCATCCAGAGTGTTACCTAAACTTAAacatatgagtgtgtgtgtgtgtgtgtgtgtgtgtgtgtgtgtgtgtgtgtgtgtgtgtgtgtgtgtgtgtgtgtgtgtgtgtgtgtgtgtgtgtgtgcatcattaGTCTTCGTGCTGCAGGCCGGGTTCTCCTCGGAGACGCATTAGTTCCAGTGGTTGTGTTCTGTTGttgaagagcaaacacacaatgaCTGATGAATGTCTGCGTCTGTTGGAGCTAAACGCTCTCAGACGTGAAGGATCATCAGCTCGCGGCTCTCTCAGGAgcgctcacacaaacacagaagttgGATCAAAAGTTTCCAATAAACTGTTCTGCAGAGTGAGAGGGGGAGTGTCCTCTTTATCGGTTCATGGTGCGGCCTTTCAGGGACTAAACTGAAAACAGCATCATTGTTGCAGCAAGTGAGAAAAAAGCCATTTTTGTGCAGGAAGCAACATGCAAACTAAGATGAAGATGGGACTTTAAGCTGAACTAAATGCATTAGCTTTAAATGTCTGATCTTCTGTTTATCACACTTCAGTAGCTTTGTAAAACTCTGCTTACACTGAAGTATTTATTTCCTccaaaaaggcaaaaattaACTGAACTATAAGTTAAGATCGGTTACTAGACCGATTTATCTTCACGAGCGTTCATGTGTGGAAGCAGAAAAGATGCTGCATCACTTCGTCTCCTTCACTTCAACAAAGACTGTGCTGCAAAAACATGACGACAAACCCTGACATGAGGGTGACAatcactgcagcacagaggggTCATTTCTCCATCCAAGCGGGACAAATGTGCAGTTTTCAAACCATCAGAACGTGTGTAAACGTGCAGATATGTTGGATCTTTAATCGTGATTATCTGGAGACTCATTCGGGCTCTGCAGTACTGGCCAAACGTCGGCTCACAAACAGCGCTAACAAcggccctgtgtgtgtttcacaaaGAGGTCGACATGGGcgagggtctttttttttttttttttaccttgtgaAGACAGCTGACATTCAGGTATACAGCAGGGAGGCTTCTCTATTTCTGTCCTATTCATATGTAAAGTGTGACATTTGCTCTGCAGCCGGGccggagggagaggaagagagggagcgATACGACACTCTGCAGGTGACAAACAGGTGTCTGAGGACTGAAGACTACACGGGGAAGTTCACTTTCTACTTCAATCAGATGTGATGATGCATCACTGACAAATGTTCAGCATGTGTGGAAATCAACACAactcaaaacaaagtgttacCTGCTGCTGACACTGCAGTATGTGTTGAAGAAAAGACAGCTTTTTTAAGATGAACTGCATTTATCCTACAAGACTAGAGGTCTAGAGGTCAACACGGCCATTATCTTTGGTCTGAATAACTGAAAAGTACAAAACATTTCTATATGTCTCCTGTAGATttcttcatcctgcagcagtgaaacaggctgtaaagtcTGCAATAAACTGTAACCCTCGATGGATCAAAGTGTGTCCAATAAAAGTTGCTTATGTCACTGACCGGCTCAGATTGGTGCGAAGGTGTCCTTGTTTTCCATCACTGAACTCTAGAGATTCACATTCCTTGTATGGTGTAAACCTTCTTAGCAGTAAGAACAATTTACGACTGAGATGATTGAAAATGTGGAGATGCAGGCATTTGATAGTGGCAAAAAGTATCTGTGGCCGTTTTCACATACGCACAAATGTGGCGGTTTGCATTCACTCCTccagtttttcaggagtttctaCAAGTGTGAAACCCCCCTAAcccttttaaaaatgatcacctgaagaagagcTCTGGTCGAAATGAAGTGATTTTGCGGCAATTGAGCAAGTGCGCGGGTTTATCTTCTTTCTcttgcaagtgtgaaagcccaaTAAATCTACATGCACAGAAACCCGGAAGAAGAAGCTAAAATTccaaaaaaagagatttttacttCTTTACTCTGAAAGCTCAAAACTATGATCTGAACACTGTCAGAtgcttaaaatataaaaatacattatgtacaggttctcacacacacaagtttcACAAGAGTAAAAATAAGTTCCCTCTCTGAGATGACAAAAATAGATGTCACTAGAAAGTAGAAACGCAGATGTTTGTGCAAAGTTTCTGCAGAcactttcagttttaaaatTCACAGAGGTACAGCCATCTGTCCTCGGTTTACCTGCAGAGGAAAGAGGTACACCTGTTGGTAGGTGAGAAATATGTCTGCACTCCATCATTCATGTCTACATCAcaagtttttctgtgtttacgGATTCCTCAGGTTGCTCGACACGCCGTCAGTCAGGATGTGTTTTTCAGATCAGACAGTTGAAAAACAGAACGCTCGAGCTCAAACACAAACCGAAAACAAAGTTCAccttcaaaatgtaaacctgTGCTCCAAGCTGTGCAAGCCAGCCTGCAAGACTAACAAACTAATTCTGTGCTTCTGCAGCACtgagaggcacacacacacacacacacacactcactcactcacacacacacgctggtgGAGGTTTGCGGTGAGGTGAGGATGGAGATAAACACTCAGACATCTCAGTGATTTATGGACACGATGATTCAAATGAATTCAGTGACTTTcatgcaggagagaggaggctcaCTACGACTGATTCCATATTCACCAAGGATGGCTCTGCTGtt
Encoded proteins:
- the LOC109982637 gene encoding probable G-protein coupled receptor 82; this translates as MIVRAPVSDQMALTFNSSPPDNTSSSFVLSLCPTATTLFILPSTYTLLFLTALPGNALSLWVFQRCITSISPTHVYLSHLSVSNLMSSLTMPFLAAYYARGSAWPLSSALCQLVLHVITPNYLINMYISLIILTLVALNRFASLIKHTHASRPSTCTTLLPNRFFTCLTRTAFAHRVCVAMWVVAVGGIVPVTVYYSVKETTADAEKGVGSGGEGVCYSPAVELGGALSAVLNAPLILLFFVFYLLVLLCYMTVLRHIRRSRRSTNIPTSHSQLGRVLRNIVVIQVVLSVCLLPYHIFKPVFIYLAHDQPMLTFSTRPDTCHPLSTIVELKSFLIFLAELRGATDPLMYFLLDKMFRSQTLRLFRCNKPDSGSRHVHCSITGSVSQNT